The following proteins come from a genomic window of Alnus glutinosa chromosome 10, dhAlnGlut1.1, whole genome shotgun sequence:
- the LOC133880225 gene encoding uclacyanin-3-like: MAIQITLLILMLTAPAVYGVQHTVGGTNGWTQSVNYDTWAAGETFVVGDTLLFTYTSSHSVDTVSQADYTSCSSTNPISSNSDGSTTIDLPKTGSMYFICPTAGHCLGGMKLQVNVIAANGTSPTTPSPPPSTTTPSGTPSTTPPSTTVSSPPPPPPSGAASIYCNMNNMLFGFAVVLGTMFAFMG, translated from the exons ATGGCCATCCAAATTACGCTTCTAATTCTCATGCTCACCGCACCGGCTGTCTACGGAGTACAGCACACCGTTGGTGGCACTAACGGTTGGACGCAAAGTGTAAATTACGACACCTGGGCTGCCGGTGAAACATTTGTTGTTGGTGACACTCTTT TGTTCACCTACACCAGTAGCCACAGTGTGGACACTGTGAGTCAAGCTGACTACACCAGTTGCAGCTCTACCAACCCCATCTCTTCCAATTCAGACGGAAGCACAACAATCGACCTCCCCAAGACTGGCTCAATGTACTTCATATGTCCCACAGCCGGTCACTGCCTTGGGGGCATGAAGCTTCAAGTCAATGTCATTGCTGCAAACGGCACATCACCCACCACCCCGTCACCCCCGCCTAGCACAACTACTCCTTCAGGCACTCCTTCGACCACCCCGCCCTCCACTACCGTCTCATCGCCACCACCGCCACCGCCTAGTGGAGCAGCTAGTATTTATTGTAACATGAATAATATGTTGTTTGGGTTTGCGGTCGTGCTAGGGACCATGTTTGCATTCATGGGCTAG